A stretch of the Thermus thermophilus genome encodes the following:
- a CDS encoding DMT family transporter: MGYLYVLLAAFLWGLIGPLSRMAFQEGLTPLTVAFYRALLSWILFLAHAARTGGLRVAPRDLPVFPLFGLLGVALFYGAYQLAVLYGGAALASVLLYTAPAWVALLSWAFLREPPTARSWGAVALTLLGVGLLGLGGGSEVRFGVRAFLFGLASGFFYALHYLLGKLYLGHYTTPTFFAYALPVAALALAPWAEFGPLTPRALGALLALSFFSTYGAYLAFYAGLRRLPATVASVVATLEPVVAVVLAYLLFGEVLSPLGYFGALLVILAVLLAVRR, translated from the coding sequence ATGGGCTACCTTTACGTCCTGCTGGCGGCGTTTCTTTGGGGCCTCATCGGGCCTTTAAGCCGTATGGCCTTCCAGGAGGGGCTTACCCCTTTGACGGTGGCCTTCTACCGGGCGCTTTTGAGCTGGATCCTCTTTCTGGCCCACGCGGCCCGGACGGGAGGCCTTCGGGTGGCGCCCCGGGACCTGCCCGTCTTTCCCCTCTTCGGCCTTCTGGGGGTGGCCCTCTTCTACGGGGCCTACCAGCTCGCCGTCCTCTACGGGGGGGCGGCCTTGGCCTCGGTTCTCCTCTACACTGCTCCCGCCTGGGTGGCCCTCCTCTCCTGGGCCTTCCTCCGGGAGCCCCCCACGGCCAGGTCCTGGGGGGCGGTGGCCTTGACCCTCCTCGGGGTGGGGCTTTTGGGCCTGGGCGGGGGGAGCGAGGTGCGCTTCGGGGTGCGGGCCTTCCTCTTCGGCTTGGCCTCCGGATTCTTCTACGCCCTTCACTACCTTCTCGGCAAGCTTTACCTCGGCCACTACACCACCCCCACCTTCTTCGCCTACGCCCTGCCCGTGGCCGCCTTGGCCCTTGCGCCCTGGGCGGAGTTCGGCCCCTTGACCCCCCGGGCGCTTGGCGCCCTCCTGGCCCTCAGCTTCTTTTCCACCTACGGGGCCTACCTCGCCTTTTACGCCGGCCTCAGGCGGCTTCCCGCCACCGTGGCCAGCGTGGTGGCCACCTTGGAGCCCGTGGTGGCCGTGGTCCTCGCCTACCTGCTCTTCGGCGAGGTCCTTTCGCCCTTGGGCTATTTCGGGGCTTTGCTCGTGATCCTGGCGGTGCTTCTTGCGGTGCGGCGCTAG
- the rpsK gene encoding 30S ribosomal protein S11 yields MAKKPSKKKVKRQVASGRAYIHASYNNTIVTITDPDGNPITWSSGGVIGYKGSRKGTPYAAQLAALDAAKKAMAYGMQSVDVIVRGTGAGREQAIRALQASGLQVKSIVDDTPVPHNGCRPKKKFRKAS; encoded by the coding sequence ATGGCCAAGAAGCCGAGCAAGAAAAAGGTCAAGCGGCAGGTGGCGAGCGGTCGCGCCTACATCCACGCCTCCTACAACAACACCATCGTCACCATCACCGACCCGGACGGCAACCCCATCACCTGGTCTTCGGGCGGCGTCATCGGCTACAAGGGAAGCCGTAAGGGCACCCCTTACGCCGCCCAGCTCGCGGCCCTGGACGCCGCCAAGAAGGCCATGGCCTACGGCATGCAGAGCGTGGACGTGATCGTGCGGGGCACCGGGGCGGGCCGGGAGCAGGCCATAAGGGCCCTCCAGGCCTCCGGCCTCCAGGTGAAGTCCATCGTGGACGACACCCCCGTCCCCCACAACGGCTGCAGGCCCAAGAAGAAGTTCCGTAAGGCTTCCTAG
- the secY gene encoding preprotein translocase subunit SecY: MLKAFWSALQIPELRQRVLFTLLVLAAYRLGAFIPTPGVDLDKIQEFLRTAQGGVFGIINLFSGGNFERFSIFALGIMPYITAAIIMQILVTVVPALEKLSKEGEEGRRILNQYTRIGGIALGAFQGFFLATAFLGAEGGRFLLPGWSPGPFFWFVVVVTQVAGIALLLWMAERITEYGIGNGTSLIIFAGIVVEWLPQILRTIGLIRTGEVNLVAFLFFLAFIVLAFAGMAAVQQAERRIPVQYARKVVGRRVYGGQATYIPIKLNAAGVIPIIFAAAILQIPIFLAAPFQDNPVLQSIANFFNPTRPSGLFLEVLLVIFFTYVYTAVQFDPKRIAESLREYGGFIPGIRPGEPTVKFLEHIVSRLTLWGALFLGLVTLLPQIIQNLTGIQSIAFSGIGLLIVVGVALDTLRQVESQLMLRSYEGFLSRGRLRGRNR, translated from the coding sequence ATGCTCAAGGCCTTCTGGAGCGCCCTGCAGATCCCCGAGCTCCGCCAGCGGGTGCTCTTCACCCTCCTCGTCCTCGCCGCCTACCGCCTCGGGGCCTTCATCCCCACCCCGGGGGTGGACCTGGACAAGATCCAGGAGTTCCTGCGCACGGCCCAAGGCGGGGTCTTCGGCATCATCAACCTCTTCTCCGGGGGCAACTTTGAGCGTTTCTCCATCTTCGCCCTGGGCATCATGCCCTACATCACCGCGGCCATCATCATGCAGATCCTGGTCACGGTGGTGCCGGCCCTGGAGAAGCTCTCCAAGGAGGGGGAGGAGGGGCGGCGCATCCTCAACCAGTACACCCGCATCGGGGGCATCGCCCTGGGCGCCTTCCAGGGGTTCTTCCTGGCCACGGCCTTTTTGGGGGCCGAAGGGGGCCGCTTCCTCCTCCCGGGCTGGTCCCCCGGCCCCTTCTTCTGGTTCGTGGTGGTGGTGACCCAGGTGGCGGGCATCGCCCTCCTCCTGTGGATGGCGGAGCGCATCACCGAGTACGGCATCGGCAACGGCACGAGCCTCATCATCTTCGCCGGGATCGTGGTGGAATGGCTTCCCCAGATCCTACGCACCATCGGCCTCATCCGCACCGGGGAGGTCAACCTGGTGGCCTTCCTCTTCTTCCTGGCCTTCATCGTCCTGGCCTTCGCCGGCATGGCCGCCGTCCAGCAGGCCGAGCGCAGGATCCCCGTCCAGTACGCCCGCAAAGTGGTGGGGCGCAGGGTCTACGGGGGCCAGGCCACCTACATCCCCATCAAGCTCAACGCCGCCGGGGTGATCCCCATCATCTTCGCCGCGGCCATCCTGCAGATCCCCATCTTCCTGGCCGCCCCCTTCCAGGACAACCCCGTGCTGCAGAGCATCGCCAACTTTTTCAACCCCACCCGGCCTTCGGGACTCTTCCTAGAGGTCCTCCTCGTCATCTTCTTCACCTACGTCTACACCGCCGTCCAGTTTGACCCCAAGCGCATCGCCGAGTCCCTGCGGGAGTACGGGGGGTTCATCCCGGGGATCCGCCCGGGCGAGCCCACGGTGAAGTTCCTGGAGCACATCGTTTCCCGTCTCACCCTCTGGGGGGCCCTCTTCCTCGGGCTCGTGACCCTCCTTCCCCAGATCATCCAGAACCTCACCGGCATCCAAAGCATCGCCTTCTCGGGCATCGGCCTCCTCATCGTGGTGGGCGTGGCCTTGGACACCCTGAGGCAGGTGGAGAGCCAGCTTATGCTCAGGAGCTACGAGGGCTTCCTCTCCCGCGGGCGCCTGCGGGGGCGGAACCGGTAG
- the rpmJ gene encoding 50S ribosomal protein L36 — protein MKVRASVKRICDKCKVIRRHGRVYVICENPKHKQRQG, from the coding sequence ATGAAGGTGCGCGCGTCGGTCAAGAGGATCTGCGACAAGTGCAAGGTGATCCGCCGGCACGGGCGGGTCTACGTCATCTGCGAGAACCCCAAGCATAAGCAGCGGCAGGGTTAG
- a CDS encoding SPOR domain-containing protein encodes MRWLRENWLDFLIFVLIAVVALGVVLYLVGLNPFAARPAPPPPPAPQAPAAPAPGLAGEAPAEAPVVTVLPLPEAPPAPSPGEALGRAPASAPSPSEPARPSAGAASPPASPGGVYRVAVGAFANPENAARLRQTLADRGYPARLEPAGSLTRVVLGPYATEAEARRVAEALRDYAPQVYRGEGPAPLSPERVYLQVGAFQKRENALALAEKLRGLGFSVVLSEDGLHRVRVGPVPVGQVDEVKARLKALGLEALEVR; translated from the coding sequence ATGCGCTGGCTGAGGGAGAACTGGTTGGACTTTCTCATCTTCGTCCTCATCGCCGTGGTGGCGTTGGGCGTGGTCCTTTACCTCGTGGGCCTAAACCCCTTCGCTGCGCGCCCCGCCCCGCCCCCGCCCCCGGCTCCGCAGGCGCCTGCGGCCCCGGCGCCCGGCCTTGCCGGCGAGGCCCCCGCGGAGGCGCCCGTGGTCACCGTCCTGCCCTTGCCCGAGGCCCCGCCCGCCCCTTCCCCGGGGGAGGCCTTGGGGCGCGCGCCCGCTTCGGCGCCTTCGCCTTCGGAGCCCGCCCGGCCTAGCGCCGGCGCGGCCTCCCCGCCCGCAAGCCCTGGGGGGGTCTACCGGGTGGCGGTGGGGGCCTTCGCCAACCCTGAGAACGCCGCCAGGTTGCGCCAGACGCTGGCGGACCGGGGCTACCCCGCACGGCTGGAGCCCGCCGGAAGCCTCACGCGGGTGGTGCTGGGCCCCTACGCCACCGAGGCGGAGGCCAGGAGGGTGGCCGAGGCCCTCCGGGACTACGCCCCCCAGGTCTACCGGGGGGAGGGCCCGGCGCCCCTCTCTCCCGAGCGGGTCTACCTCCAGGTGGGGGCCTTCCAGAAGCGGGAAAACGCCCTCGCCTTGGCGGAGAAGCTCCGTGGGCTGGGGTTCAGCGTGGTCCTGAGCGAGGACGGCCTGCACCGGGTGCGGGTGGGCCCCGTGCCCGTGGGCCAGGTGGACGAGGTGAAGGCCCGGCTCAAGGCGCTGGGCCTCGAGGCCTTGGAGGTGCGATGA
- a CDS encoding redox-sensing transcriptional repressor Rex yields MKVPEAAISRLITYLRILEELEAQGVHRTSSEQLGELAQVTAFQVRKDLSYFGSYGTRGVGYTVPVLKRELRHILGLNRKWGLCIVGMGRLGSALADYPGFGESFELRGFFDVDPEKVGRPVRGGVIEPVDLLPQRVPGRIEIALLTVPREAAQKAADLLVAAGIKGILNFAPVVLEVPKEVAVENVDFLAGLTRLSFAILNPKWREEMMG; encoded by the coding sequence ATGAAGGTCCCCGAAGCGGCCATCAGCCGTTTGATCACCTACCTCCGCATCCTGGAGGAGCTGGAGGCCCAGGGGGTTCATCGGACGAGCTCCGAGCAGCTTGGGGAGCTCGCCCAGGTCACGGCCTTCCAGGTGCGGAAGGACCTCTCCTACTTCGGCTCCTACGGCACCCGGGGGGTGGGGTACACCGTCCCCGTCCTCAAGCGGGAGCTCCGCCACATCCTGGGGCTCAACCGCAAGTGGGGCCTGTGCATCGTGGGCATGGGCCGGCTCGGGAGCGCCCTCGCCGACTACCCGGGGTTCGGGGAGAGCTTTGAGCTCAGGGGCTTCTTTGACGTGGACCCGGAGAAGGTGGGCCGCCCGGTGCGGGGCGGGGTGATTGAGCCCGTGGACCTCCTGCCCCAACGGGTGCCGGGGCGCATTGAGATCGCCCTCCTCACCGTGCCCCGGGAGGCGGCCCAGAAGGCGGCGGACCTGTTGGTGGCGGCGGGGATTAAGGGGATCCTAAACTTCGCCCCGGTGGTCCTCGAGGTGCCCAAGGAGGTGGCGGTGGAGAACGTGGACTTCTTGGCGGGGCTCACGCGGCTTTCTTTTGCTATACTCAATCCCAAGTGGCGGGAAGAGATGATGGGGTGA
- the rpsM gene encoding 30S ribosomal protein S13 — MARIAGVEIPRNKRVDVALTYIYGIGKARAKEALEKTGINPATRVKDLTEAEVVRLREYVENTWKLEGELRAEVAANIKRLMDIGCYRGLRHRRGLPVRGQRTRTNARTRKGPRKTVPGKKKAPRK; from the coding sequence GTGGCGAGGATCGCAGGGGTAGAGATTCCCAGGAACAAGCGGGTGGACGTCGCCCTCACCTACATCTACGGCATCGGCAAGGCCCGGGCCAAGGAGGCCCTGGAGAAGACGGGGATCAACCCCGCCACCCGGGTGAAGGACCTCACGGAGGCGGAGGTGGTCCGCCTCCGGGAGTACGTGGAGAACACCTGGAAGCTGGAGGGGGAGCTCAGGGCCGAGGTGGCGGCCAACATCAAGCGCCTCATGGACATCGGCTGCTACCGGGGCCTCCGGCATCGGCGGGGGCTGCCGGTTCGGGGCCAGCGGACCCGCACCAACGCCCGCACCCGCAAGGGGCCCCGCAAGACGGTGCCGGGCAAGAAGAAGGCCCCGAGGAAGTGA
- a CDS encoding adenylate kinase: MNVGQAVIFLGPPGAGKGTQASRLAEELGFKKLSTGDILRDHVARGTPLGERVRPIMERGDLVPDDLILELIREELAERVIFDGFPRTLAQAEALDRLLAETGTRLLGVVLVEVPEEELVRRILRRAELEGRSDDNEETVRRRLEVYREKTEPLVGYYAARGVLKRVDGLGTPDEVYERIRAALGI, encoded by the coding sequence GTGAACGTGGGACAGGCGGTGATCTTCCTGGGGCCTCCGGGGGCGGGTAAGGGCACCCAGGCCTCGAGGCTTGCCGAGGAGCTTGGCTTCAAGAAGCTCTCCACGGGGGACATCCTCCGGGACCACGTGGCCCGGGGGACCCCTTTGGGCGAGCGGGTGAGGCCCATCATGGAGCGGGGGGACCTGGTCCCCGACGACCTCATCCTGGAGCTTATCCGGGAGGAGTTGGCCGAGCGGGTGATCTTTGACGGCTTTCCCCGCACCCTGGCCCAGGCCGAGGCCTTGGACCGCCTCCTCGCGGAGACGGGCACAAGGCTTCTCGGGGTGGTCCTGGTGGAGGTTCCTGAGGAGGAGCTCGTCCGGCGCATCCTCAGGCGGGCCGAGCTCGAGGGCCGCTCCGACGACAACGAGGAGACCGTGAGGCGCCGCCTCGAGGTCTACCGGGAGAAAACCGAGCCCCTGGTGGGCTACTATGCGGCCAGGGGGGTGCTGAAGCGGGTGGACGGGCTCGGCACCCCGGACGAGGTGTACGAGCGGATCCGGGCGGCGTTAGGGATCTGA
- the infA gene encoding translation initiation factor IF-1 produces the protein MAKEKDTIRTEGVVTEALPNATFRVKLDSGPEILAYISGKMRMHYIRILPGDRVVVEITPYDPTRGRIVYRK, from the coding sequence ATGGCGAAGGAGAAGGACACCATTCGGACGGAGGGCGTGGTCACCGAGGCGTTGCCCAACGCCACCTTTCGCGTGAAGCTGGACTCGGGGCCGGAGATTTTGGCCTACATCTCGGGCAAGATGCGGATGCACTACATCCGCATCCTCCCCGGGGACCGGGTGGTGGTGGAGATCACCCCCTACGACCCCACGCGGGGCCGGATCGTTTACCGCAAGTAG
- a CDS encoding HNH endonuclease, translating to MNLDAPRVLVLNAAYEVLGLASIKRAVLLVLGGGAEMVSESGLYLHTPSTRIPVPSVVRLKRMVRRRPGRVPLNRRNVLRRDRYTCQYCGQKGGELTVDHVLPKSRGGKSTWDNLVAACRSCNLRKGDRTPEEAGMRLLRPPKPPKVPLFLLDLKEVPPDWRPFVEGLLG from the coding sequence GTGAACCTGGACGCCCCACGGGTCCTGGTCCTCAACGCCGCCTACGAGGTCCTGGGCCTGGCCAGCATCAAGCGGGCCGTGCTCCTCGTCCTCGGGGGCGGGGCGGAGATGGTCTCGGAAAGCGGCCTCTACCTCCACACCCCCTCCACCCGGATCCCCGTCCCCAGCGTGGTCCGCCTCAAGCGCATGGTCCGCCGCAGGCCGGGGCGCGTTCCCTTGAACCGCAGAAACGTCCTCCGGCGCGACCGCTACACCTGCCAGTACTGCGGCCAAAAGGGCGGGGAGCTCACCGTGGACCACGTCCTCCCCAAAAGCCGCGGGGGCAAGAGCACCTGGGACAACCTGGTGGCCGCCTGCCGCAGCTGCAACCTCAGGAAGGGGGACCGCACCCCCGAGGAGGCGGGGATGCGCCTCCTCCGCCCCCCGAAGCCCCCAAAGGTCCCCCTCTTCCTCTTGGACCTCAAGGAGGTCCCCCCGGACTGGCGGCCCTTCGTGGAGGGCCTCCTTGGCTAG
- the rpsD gene encoding 30S ribosomal protein S4, which yields MGRYIGPVCRLCRREGVKLYLKGERCYSPKCAMERRPYPPGQHGQKRARRPSDYAVRLREKQKLRRIYGISERQFRNLFEEASKKKGVTGSVFLGLLESRLDNVVYRLGFAVSRRQARQLVRHGHITVNGRRVDLPSYRVRPGDEIAVAEKSRNLELIRQNLEAMKGRKVGPWLSLDVEGMKGKFLRLPDREDLALPVNEQLVIEFYSR from the coding sequence ATGGGTCGTTACATTGGTCCAGTTTGCCGTCTTTGCCGCCGGGAAGGCGTGAAGCTCTACCTCAAGGGGGAGCGGTGCTACAGCCCCAAGTGCGCCATGGAGCGCCGCCCCTACCCCCCTGGGCAGCACGGGCAGAAGCGGGCGCGCCGCCCCTCCGACTACGCGGTGCGGCTTAGGGAGAAGCAGAAGCTTCGCCGGATCTACGGCATCTCTGAGCGCCAGTTCCGCAACCTGTTTGAGGAGGCGAGCAAGAAGAAGGGCGTCACCGGCTCCGTCTTCCTTGGGCTTTTGGAGTCCCGCCTGGACAACGTGGTCTACCGGCTGGGCTTCGCCGTAAGCCGCCGCCAAGCCCGCCAGCTGGTGCGCCACGGGCACATCACCGTGAACGGGCGCCGGGTGGACCTCCCCTCCTACCGGGTCCGGCCCGGGGACGAGATCGCCGTGGCCGAGAAGAGCCGCAACCTCGAGCTCATCCGCCAGAACCTCGAGGCCATGAAGGGCCGGAAGGTGGGCCCTTGGCTCTCCCTGGACGTGGAGGGCATGAAGGGCAAGTTCCTCCGCCTGCCTGACCGGGAGGACCTGGCCCTGCCCGTGAACGAGCAGCTGGTGATTGAGTTTTACTCCAGGTAA
- the rplO gene encoding 50S ribosomal protein L15, with product MKLSDLRPNPGANKRRKRVGRGPGSGHGKTATRGHKGQKSRSGGVKDPRRFEGGRSTTLMRLPKRGMQGQVPGEIKRPRYQGVNLRDLARFEGEVTPELLVRAGILKKGYRLKILGEGEAKPLKVVAHAFSKSALEKLKAAGGEPVLLEA from the coding sequence ATGAAGCTTTCCGATCTCAGGCCCAACCCGGGGGCCAACAAGCGGCGCAAGCGGGTGGGCCGGGGCCCGGGCTCCGGCCACGGCAAGACGGCGACCCGCGGGCACAAGGGGCAGAAGTCCCGTTCCGGTGGGGTCAAGGACCCGCGCCGCTTTGAGGGCGGCCGGTCCACGACCCTGATGCGCCTGCCCAAGCGGGGCATGCAAGGGCAGGTGCCCGGGGAGATCAAGCGCCCTCGGTACCAGGGGGTGAACCTTAGGGACCTCGCCCGCTTTGAGGGCGAGGTCACCCCGGAGCTTCTGGTCCGTGCGGGCATCCTGAAGAAGGGGTACCGCCTCAAGATCCTGGGGGAGGGCGAGGCCAAGCCCCTCAAGGTGGTGGCCCACGCCTTCTCCAAAAGCGCCCTGGAGAAGCTGAAGGCCGCGGGCGGGGAGCCGGTCCTCCTGGAGGCCTGA
- the rplQ gene encoding 50S ribosomal protein L17, producing MRHLKSGRKLNRHSSHRLALYRNQAKSLLTHGRITTTVPKAKELRGFVDHLIHLAKRGDLHARRLVLRDLQDVKLVRKLFDEIAPRYRDRQGGYTRVLKLAERRRGDGAPLALVELVE from the coding sequence ATGCGCCACCTGAAGTCCGGACGTAAGCTGAACCGCCACTCTTCCCACCGCTTGGCCCTTTACCGCAACCAGGCGAAAAGCCTCCTCACCCACGGCCGCATCACCACCACCGTGCCCAAGGCCAAGGAGCTCAGGGGGTTTGTGGACCACCTCATCCACCTGGCCAAGCGGGGCGACCTCCACGCCCGCAGGCTGGTCCTTAGGGACCTCCAGGACGTGAAGCTGGTGCGGAAGCTCTTTGACGAGATCGCCCCCCGCTACCGGGACCGCCAGGGGGGGTACACCCGGGTCCTCAAGCTGGCGGAGCGCCGGCGGGGGGACGGGGCGCCTCTTGCCCTGGTGGAGCTCGTGGAGTAG
- a CDS encoding tetratricopeptide repeat protein: MGPFLTRMLALGLLSGAALAQGVQAWLERGERLLAEGAYAEAVAAFEEVLRQDYGQFRAHLGLGVALVRLGRLEEARFAFDQMTRVFPDRYEGHFNLGQVYLRLGEAGKAAEAFAKAAAIAPQEEAYLAWSGVLLQEGKAKEAAAILEQGLSPERSPAYRLALAQALYAAGEREAAVPHLYAVLNREPGRAEAWDLLVRVLAEVGLTDRARREVERGLEALQDPKGKALLLLRKGTLVEAPEPVWREALALDPDLWQAAYLLGRRRLEAGDLKEGLRWLREAYAKGQDPEVALALAAAYLKAKDYANAYRYAKEAGPAGAFLQAQAAQGLGRRQEALKLLEGLASPQALALRGSLLLEEGQAEEAVAALQAAYEATRDPQVGVNLGAALVLAKRFGQAELVLREVLVKDASSAAAWYNLGLVLRGLGRQAEADRALRQAAALGSREARALLGR, from the coding sequence ATGGGACCTTTTCTGACGCGTATGCTCGCCCTCGGGCTCCTTTCTGGGGCGGCCTTGGCCCAGGGCGTTCAAGCCTGGCTGGAGAGGGGGGAGCGCCTCCTGGCGGAGGGGGCCTACGCGGAGGCCGTGGCCGCCTTTGAGGAGGTGCTGCGCCAGGACTACGGCCAGTTCCGGGCCCACCTGGGCCTCGGCGTGGCCTTGGTGCGGCTTGGCCGGCTGGAAGAGGCCCGGTTCGCCTTTGACCAGATGACCCGGGTCTTCCCGGACCGGTACGAGGGGCACTTCAACCTGGGCCAGGTCTACCTCCGCCTGGGGGAGGCGGGAAAGGCGGCCGAGGCCTTCGCCAAAGCGGCCGCCATCGCTCCCCAGGAGGAGGCCTACCTCGCCTGGTCCGGGGTCCTCCTCCAGGAGGGGAAGGCCAAGGAGGCGGCGGCCATTCTGGAGCAGGGCCTTTCCCCGGAGCGGAGCCCCGCCTACCGCCTCGCCCTGGCCCAGGCCCTCTACGCCGCTGGGGAGCGGGAGGCGGCGGTGCCCCACCTGTACGCCGTGCTCAACCGGGAGCCCGGCCGGGCGGAGGCCTGGGACCTCCTCGTCCGGGTGCTGGCGGAGGTGGGGCTTACGGACCGGGCGCGCCGGGAGGTGGAGCGGGGCCTCGAGGCGCTCCAGGATCCCAAGGGGAAGGCCCTCCTCCTCCTGCGCAAGGGGACCCTGGTGGAAGCCCCCGAGCCCGTTTGGCGGGAGGCCTTGGCCCTGGACCCGGACCTTTGGCAGGCCGCCTACCTCCTGGGCCGGCGCCGGCTTGAGGCGGGGGACCTGAAGGAGGGGCTCCGCTGGCTCCGGGAGGCCTACGCAAAGGGCCAGGATCCCGAGGTGGCCTTGGCCTTGGCGGCCGCCTACCTCAAGGCCAAGGATTACGCCAACGCTTACCGTTACGCCAAAGAGGCTGGGCCTGCCGGGGCCTTCCTCCAGGCCCAGGCGGCCCAAGGCCTGGGACGGCGGCAGGAGGCCCTAAAGCTCCTCGAGGGGCTCGCCTCCCCCCAGGCCCTGGCCTTGCGGGGAAGCCTCCTCTTGGAGGAGGGCCAGGCCGAGGAGGCGGTGGCGGCCCTCCAGGCCGCCTACGAGGCCACCCGCGACCCCCAGGTGGGGGTAAACCTGGGGGCGGCCCTCGTCCTTGCCAAGCGCTTCGGCCAGGCGGAGCTCGTGCTGCGCGAGGTCCTGGTCAAGGACGCCTCCTCTGCCGCCGCCTGGTACAACCTGGGCCTGGTCCTCAGGGGCTTGGGCCGCCAAGCGGAGGCCGACCGGGCCCTGAGGCAGGCGGCCGCCTTGGGCTCGAGGGAGGCCCGGGCCCTTCTCGGGAGGTAG
- a CDS encoding DNA-directed RNA polymerase subunit alpha gives MLDSKLKAPVFTVRTQGREYGEFVLEPLERGFGVTLGNPLRRILLSSIPGTAVTSVYIEDVLHEFSTIPGVKEDVVEIILNLKELVVRFLNPSLQTVTLLLKAEGPKEVKARDFLPVADVEIMNPDLHIATLEEGGRLNMEVRVDRGVGYVPAEKHGIKDRINAIPVDAVFSPVRRVAFQVEDTRLGQRTDLDKLTLRIWTDGSVTPLEALNQAVEILREHLAYFSNPQAAAVAAPEEAKEPEALPKQEELDLPLEELGLSTRVLHSLKEEGIESIRALLALNLKDLKNIPGIGERSLEEIKEALEKKGFTLKE, from the coding sequence ATGTTGGATTCCAAGCTCAAGGCCCCGGTCTTCACGGTGCGCACCCAGGGGCGGGAGTACGGGGAGTTCGTCCTGGAGCCCCTGGAGCGGGGTTTCGGCGTCACCCTGGGAAACCCCCTGCGGCGCATCCTCCTTTCCTCCATCCCCGGGACCGCGGTCACCAGCGTCTACATTGAGGACGTCCTCCACGAGTTCTCCACCATCCCCGGGGTCAAGGAGGACGTGGTGGAGATCATCCTCAACCTCAAGGAGCTGGTGGTCCGGTTCCTGAACCCCAGCCTCCAGACCGTGACCCTCCTCCTCAAGGCCGAGGGCCCCAAGGAGGTGAAGGCGCGGGACTTCCTTCCCGTGGCCGACGTGGAGATCATGAACCCCGACCTCCACATCGCCACCCTGGAGGAGGGGGGGCGGCTCAACATGGAGGTCCGGGTGGACCGGGGGGTGGGGTACGTCCCGGCGGAGAAGCACGGCATCAAGGACCGGATCAACGCCATCCCGGTGGACGCCGTCTTCTCCCCGGTGCGCCGCGTGGCCTTCCAGGTGGAGGACACCCGCCTGGGACAGCGCACCGACCTGGATAAGCTCACCCTCAGGATCTGGACCGACGGCTCCGTCACCCCCCTCGAGGCCCTGAACCAGGCGGTGGAGATCCTCCGGGAGCACCTCGCCTACTTCTCCAACCCCCAGGCGGCCGCCGTGGCGGCCCCCGAGGAGGCCAAGGAGCCCGAGGCGCTGCCAAAGCAGGAGGAGCTGGACCTGCCCTTGGAGGAGCTCGGCCTCTCCACCCGGGTGCTCCACAGCCTCAAGGAGGAGGGCATTGAGTCCATTCGGGCCCTTCTTGCCCTCAACCTCAAGGACCTGAAGAACATCCCCGGGATTGGGGAGCGGAGCCTGGAGGAGATCAAGGAAGCCCTGGAGAAGAAGGGCTTCACCCTGAAGGAGTGA
- the map gene encoding type I methionyl aminopeptidase, with protein MAIKLKSPWEIERMREAGALLTEVVEEVARHVEPGVSTWELDQIAYEAIRKRKAKPAFLGLYGFPATLCTSVNEVVVHGIPSKEPLKEGDILSVDVGLIYQGFAADMARTFPVGRVSPEAERLIRDTEAAFWEGMKYLRPGFRLGDVGHAIQTFLESRGYGVVREFVGHGVGREIHEDPQVPNFGKPGTGPKIRPGMTLALEPMVTLRPAPVVILEDGWTASAGRGNLAAHYENTVLVTEEGPELLTGVALARAE; from the coding sequence ATGGCCATCAAGCTGAAAAGCCCCTGGGAGATTGAGCGCATGCGGGAGGCGGGGGCCCTCCTCACCGAGGTGGTGGAGGAGGTGGCCCGCCACGTGGAGCCCGGCGTCTCCACCTGGGAGCTGGACCAGATCGCCTACGAGGCGATCCGCAAGCGTAAGGCCAAGCCCGCCTTCCTCGGCCTCTACGGCTTCCCCGCCACCCTTTGCACCTCGGTGAACGAGGTGGTGGTCCACGGCATCCCCTCCAAGGAGCCCCTGAAGGAAGGGGATATCCTCTCCGTGGACGTGGGCCTCATCTACCAGGGGTTCGCCGCCGACATGGCCCGCACCTTTCCCGTGGGCCGGGTCTCGCCGGAGGCGGAGAGGCTCATCCGGGACACGGAGGCCGCCTTCTGGGAGGGGATGAAGTACCTGCGCCCGGGCTTCCGCCTCGGCGACGTGGGCCACGCCATCCAGACCTTCTTGGAGAGCCGGGGCTACGGAGTGGTCCGGGAGTTCGTGGGGCACGGGGTGGGCCGGGAGATCCACGAGGACCCCCAGGTGCCGAACTTCGGCAAGCCCGGGACCGGGCCCAAGATCCGCCCCGGGATGACCCTGGCCCTCGAGCCCATGGTCACCTTGAGGCCAGCCCCTGTGGTAATATTGGAAGATGGCTGGACGGCGAGCGCCGGCCGAGGCAACCTCGCCGCCCATTACGAGAACACCGTCCTGGTGACGGAAGAAGGTCCCGAGCTTCTCACCGGGGTCGCCCTGGCGCGGGCCGAGTAG